The genomic region TTGAACTGCTTTTTCATCTTCTACAACATATACTAATTTTTCACCTTCACTGTCAATAATTGCCCTACTTCTTACTACCAATACATCCTGACGACTTTCTATATTAAACTTTATAGATCCACTCATTCCAGGCTTAATTCTATGGTCTTTATTTGTAATATTTACCTTTACTTTATACAATTGAGTTCTAGCATCTGCAGCGGTACTAATAAAATCTATTTTCCCCTTTAGCTCACCTTCTAAGGATGATGGTATATCTACGGTTACTTCCTGCCCAATATATAATCTATTAATCATGTTTTCCGCTACATCAAACTGTAAACTAACCTTGTCTATATCAATTATAGTTGCTACAGGTTGTGCACTGCTAACTAACTGGCTCTCTATAGCACTTAAACTAGAAATTACACCACTTATAGGTGCTATAACTAATGTATTATCTAAAGCACTACTAGCCTGATCATAGGCCTTCTCTGCCTGACGAACTTGAATTTCTGCGGTTTGTAAAGATTTATCTGAAGCTGCCATTTCAGCCTGCTCTAACTGAGATTTGGAAACAGCTCCTGCTTCATAAAGTGACTTTGTTCTTTCTAACGCTAGAAGAGCATCTAAGTATCTTTCCCTAGTTGTTTCATACTGTATTTTCGCTGTCTGTAATGAATTAGATGCCTGTTCTATGCTCCTTAAAATATCATCCTGTTTTAAAACAAATAGCACATCACCTTTTCTAACATAGTCACCAAGATTTACATTTTTACTAACTACTGTACCTGGCATTTGTGGTATCACCATAACTTCTTCATTTGCAAATACTTTACCATTTAAACTTATTTCTTTTCCTATGGTATCCTTTTTTATACTCTCAACCTCAACAGGAACATAGGCTACTTTCTCTGTCACCGTTTCCTGTACCACATTATTTTTTTTACTTAAATTTCTTGTTGTTAGTACTGCACCTATTAAAACTATAACTACTATAATATAAATTACGGTTCTTTTCACTTTAATACCTCCTGCTTTCCTATGGAATAAATGCTTCCATAGTATATCAGTGGAATATTAACTCAATATGAACAAATATAAAAAATAAGGTAAAAATAAAAAACATAATAAAAAGCAAAATAAAAAATGAAAATAAGCAAACACTTACATATTATAAGTTGACCCAACTATGCTTTTATTTAATAAATGAACAGTATTTATGACAAACTATATTACAGATACTAAACTAATGGAGGTACCATTTATGGAGAAGAAACATTACTTAGTAACAGGTGGCTCGGGATTTCTAGGTATCAACTTAATTAGATACCTTTTAGATAAAGGACATACAATAACTTCTTTAGACATAAAGGATTTTAATTATCAAGAGAAAAATAGAATAAAAGAAATAAAGGGGGATATTAGAGATAAAAAAATAGTTGATAAGGCTATGGAAAATATAGATATAGTTGTCCATTCAGCAGCAGCCCTACCTCTATATACAAAGGATGAGATATTTTCAACGGATGTGGACGGTACTAGAAATATTTTAGAATCCGCATTAAAACATAAAGTTGAAAGAGTAGTACATATTTCATCCACAGCTGTATATGGAATTCCAGATCATCATCCGCTATTAGAGGATGATAAATTAGTAGGTGTTGGACCATACGGTGAAGCTAAAATATTAGCAGAAGAGGTTTGTTTAGAATATAGGGAAAGAGGGATGTGTGTTCCAATTATTAGACCTAAGTCCTTTATAGGTCCTGAACGTCTAGGTGTTTTTGCACTATTTTATGATTGGGCAAAGGATGGAAAAGGCTTCCCAATGATAGGTAGTGGAAGAAATAGATATCAATTTTTAGATGTTGAGGATCTATGTAATGCAATCTACTTAACTGCTACATTAGATAAGGAAATTGTAAATGATACATTTAATATAGGGGCTAAAGAATTTACAACAATGAAAGAGGATTATCAGGTAGTATTAGATTATGCAGGCTATGGAAAAAGAATTAAGCCTTTTCCAGCTGCTCCTATGATAGTTACTCTGAGATTGCTAGAAAGACTTAATCTATCACCCCTATATAAATGGGTATACGAAACCGCTTCAAAGGATTCATTCGTATCTATAGAAAAAGCAGAAAAAATACTAGGATTTAAAACTAAATACTCTAATAAGGATGCTTTAATTAGAAACTATAAATGGTATATAGAAAATCTAGAAAACTTTGAAAACCAATCAGGCGTATCCCACAGAGTACCCTGGAAACAAGGGATATTAAAGCTGGCCAAAATATTTTTTTAAACCAAAAACAACACACTTTGCAAATAGTTGTTTTTGGTACTCATTGTATTAAATAATTACTTTTGATAATATAGTTTCCAATAAAAATTCTGATACATATATTTTACCTTCAACAATCAAGCTTTTTTATAACGATATTCTATTTAATATATATTAAATCTAATTTCTCAAAAGCAATTGATTATATATGGATCGCAGTTATTAAAAATATTTCTTTGTCATTTAGCGATAGTTCCCACACTTATATACAATCCCTACGCCTGCTATAAAAGTAATAATTGAAATTATAGATAACTGTTCAGGAAAAAGGATTTTTGATGACCCTAAAATAAGGCCTGAAAAAAAGAACAAAATTTCAGATTGAAATTTAGCAAATAAGGTTTTTAACACCTGACTTATTGTGATTAGTCCAAACCCTGCTCCAATTACAAAAACAGATATGCTTACGAACCTAAGCTCTCTTACAACTAATAGAATTTCTTCATAAATACCTAAAACAACCAAAATAGAGCTCCCAGAAATTCCTGGTATCATCATAGCTATACTAGATATAAATCCTGCTATAAAGGTTTGTCCTATTGTAATGCTTCCCACATTTTTTAGAGTTGGCATGTACATTATGATATATGCTAAAATTACTCCGATAACAAGTATAAGGTTATTTCTTTTTGAAAATCCTGTACTTCTTTTAAGAATAAAGGGGATTGACATAACAATGCAGCCTAAAATAAATGATGAGGTAGCACTTTTATGAAACTCAAATAAATATGAGAGCAAATATACGCCTGTAAAACCACCTATTAGGGTACCTGTCCCCAGAGATATGTATGACTTTATAGGGATTTTAAATATTCCACTTAATATACGTTCGTGCATACCAAATAACAGCAATATTGTTCCCCCACTTATGCCGGGAAGAGTCATTCCTATACCAAGTATTATTCCCTTAATAAATAATTGGAGTTGATGTTCATTAAGCTCTAAAGCTTCATCTACTATCTTTTCCATTTGTTTAATCCCCCTAAAATTTTAAAAAAAGCTATTTTTTACACTCCTAGTTATACCAAAAACCCCAGCCCAGATACATTAGATAATTTTCCATAAAAATAACATTATATTTCTAGAACACTAAGTAATATAAAAGTTACTTAGGAAAAAATGTTTTTAAATATATTTTAAATTTGTATACTACCAATAATTCACTAGTATTTATTACAAACTTACGTTCAAACACTACTTTGCTCTTGTAAAGTTAGCTCTAAATATTGTAGACTCAGCTATTTTTAGATACTGTTCTTTGCTGCTTATGAAAATAATAGCACCTGGTTTAGTAGTTACTTTGAAGAACCATTTACTTTTCTATTTTATAAAGGATTAACTATCAATAATTTTCTACAAATAATTCTTAGTAGCCAATCACTTATCTTATTTAACTCGTTACACTTAGTTTTGGTTGGTTATCTCTTGCGTCAACCTTTACTTTATTTTTTTAATTCTCTATTATTAAGCTCATTTTTTTATTCTCTTTTATATTCTTACATGAAAAAATTATACCACAAAACCATTGAATCTTAAAATATTCATTAGGTTTTGTGGTTTTTTATTAAAAATATTACTTTCACTAACAGGTTTAAATATCAATACCAATCCTTATTTCATATCCTTTTCAGTAATATTCTTTGTTTCTTATTTTGTTAATTTTTAAAACTCCGACTTTTAAACAAAGTCAATTAAAATATATTTGTTTTATCAGAAGATAGTAAACAAAAAGTCTCGACTAATATAGAAATTTACAGTATTCATCTGTATACAACAAATACCGAGCAGTGTTTTACTAATCGCTTTTTTATAAATAAAAATTTCTAGTTCACAAAAACTTATATATTTAAATAGTATAATATTTTGAGAATACTATTGTTCTAAGCCTTCCTGATCTCATATGTAGGAACTATTCTAGTCATATACTCCTTAATATCACTTTGTTCATTAACGAGAAGTGTCTGTAGTATGGCTAATTCTCTTTGTAGTAATTTAAGGTCTGTGAAAATTGGATTTGCCACAAAGATTTTATCATGCTTAGTTGTAACAAGCCCTTCTTCCTCTAATAAAAGTTCTTCGTAGAGCTTTTCTCCAGGCCTCAAACCAACAACCTTTACTTCTATATCTTCATCAGGCTCAAATCCGGATAATCTTATTAGATTTCTTGCTAAATCAATAATCTTTACAGGCTCACCCATATCAAGTACAAATATCTCTCCACCTTTAGCCATGGATCCCGCCTGAATTACTAACTGGACTGCCTCCGGTATGGTCATAAAGTATCTGGTAACCTCTTCATGGGTTACAGTTACCGGTCCTCCTTCTTTAATTTGTTTTCTAAACAAGGGGATGACACTACCATTACTTCCTAAAACATTTCCAAACCTTACAGCAACAAATTCAGTTTTACTTGTTTTATTTAGGGACTGTACTATCATCTCTGCAACCCTTTTAGTTGCTCCCATTACATTTGTTGGGTTAACGGCCTTATCCGTAGAAATTAGTACAAACCTCTTTACTCCAAAATCATGGGCACATTCTGCAACATTTAGAGTTCCAAAAACATTGTTTTTTATTGCCTCTTGAGGATTTTTCTCCATTAATGGTACATGTTTATGAGCTGCAGCATGGAATACAACCTCCGGTTTATATACTGCAAATATTTCCTCAATTCTTTTCCTGTCCCTTATTGATGCTATTAACACTTCTAGGTCCAATTCAGGGAACATCCTAATGAGTTCATTCTGTATATCATAAGCATTATTTTCATAAATATCTAGAATTAAAAGTTTCTTAGGCCTGAAACCACTTATTTGCCTACAAAGCTCTGAACCAATTGACCCACCGCCCCCAGTTATTAAAACAACTTTACCGGACAAATAGTCACTTATATCCTCTAGATCCACCTGTACTGCCTCTCTACCTAGCAAATCCTCTATCTCTACATCCCTTACATGCTTAATACTTACATTTCCATCGATTATTTCATAAATCCCAGGAACTATCTTTAAGCTACACTTAGTTTTACTGCATTCCTCAACAATCTCTCTAATTATTCTTTTCGGAGCAGAAGGAATAGCTATAATTATTTCATCTATTTTCTTTTTATCTACAATCTTTCTTATATGATATCTGTCCCCAAGGATTGGTACCCCATTAATTCTACTACCTAATTTTGAATCATCATCATCTATAACTGCCACGGCCTTACTTTTTAAATTCTCATGATTCTTTAATTCTTTAATTATTAAAGCCCCAGCTTGCCCTGCTCCAATTACCAATACTCTTTTTATATCCGAGTCTTTTGCCTTAAACATATGCTCCTTTGCATTAGAATATACCCTATAGCCTATTCGAACACAACCTATAAGGATAACATCTAAAATAAAGGCAAGTATGTAAATACTACGAGGCAATTTATATTGCATTAAAACCATATATGCTACTACTGCCGTATTTGCCCCAAAAGATGATATAACTATTTGAAATAACTCCTGTATACTCGCGTATTTCCATAGATTTCTATATAAGCCAAATACAAATAAAAGGCCCACTTTTATCATAGTTACAGTAATTAAATTATCAATATATAACTGAAAGTAGGGACCTGCTACCCTTCCATTAAACTGTCCATCAAATCGTATGTAAAATGCTAGAATATATGCTATATTAATTAAAATAGCATCTATTCCCATCAATAACCCTATCATTACCTTTTTCTTCATAAAAGTCATCCCCACTTTTTTTCCTTACTATACCCTCTCTAAGGTAGCAACTATTTCCTCATATACCTCTTCATAGCCTGGCTTACCTAATAGCCTAAACATGTTTCTTTTATATGCTTCAACCCCCGGTTGATCAAAAGGATTTACCTCTAGTAAATATCCACTCATGCCACAGGCCTTCATAAAGAAGTAAGTTAAATATCCATAATAAAAGGGAGTAATCTCTGGTAGATTTATTACTATGTTAGGCACTCCACCATCGGTATGGGCAGCCAATGCCCCTTCCATAGCCTTTCTATTAATATAATCCAGGGTTTTTCCCTCCAAATAATTT from Serpentinicella alkaliphila harbors:
- a CDS encoding efflux RND transporter periplasmic adaptor subunit, which translates into the protein MKRTVIYIIVVIVLIGAVLTTRNLSKKNNVVQETVTEKVAYVPVEVESIKKDTIGKEISLNGKVFANEEVMVIPQMPGTVVSKNVNLGDYVRKGDVLFVLKQDDILRSIEQASNSLQTAKIQYETTRERYLDALLALERTKSLYEAGAVSKSQLEQAEMAASDKSLQTAEIQVRQAEKAYDQASSALDNTLVIAPISGVISSLSAIESQLVSSAQPVATIIDIDKVSLQFDVAENMINRLYIGQEVTVDIPSSLEGELKGKIDFISTAADARTQLYKVKVNITNKDHRIKPGMSGSIKFNIESRQDVLVVRSRAIIDSEGEKLVYVVEDEKAVQKEVVLGLDTGLYIEVKEGLKEGDVVIIKGQQYVVEGQSVKVVRGE
- a CDS encoding NAD-dependent epimerase/dehydratase family protein, encoding MEKKHYLVTGGSGFLGINLIRYLLDKGHTITSLDIKDFNYQEKNRIKEIKGDIRDKKIVDKAMENIDIVVHSAAALPLYTKDEIFSTDVDGTRNILESALKHKVERVVHISSTAVYGIPDHHPLLEDDKLVGVGPYGEAKILAEEVCLEYRERGMCVPIIRPKSFIGPERLGVFALFYDWAKDGKGFPMIGSGRNRYQFLDVEDLCNAIYLTATLDKEIVNDTFNIGAKEFTTMKEDYQVVLDYAGYGKRIKPFPAAPMIVTLRLLERLNLSPLYKWVYETASKDSFVSIEKAEKILGFKTKYSNKDALIRNYKWYIENLENFENQSGVSHRVPWKQGILKLAKIFF
- a CDS encoding DUF368 domain-containing protein, giving the protein MEKIVDEALELNEHQLQLFIKGIILGIGMTLPGISGGTILLLFGMHERILSGIFKIPIKSYISLGTGTLIGGFTGVYLLSYLFEFHKSATSSFILGCIVMSIPFILKRSTGFSKRNNLILVIGVILAYIIMYMPTLKNVGSITIGQTFIAGFISSIAMMIPGISGSSILVVLGIYEEILLVVRELRFVSISVFVIGAGFGLITISQVLKTLFAKFQSEILFFFSGLILGSSKILFPEQLSIISIITFIAGVGIVYKCGNYR
- a CDS encoding polysaccharide biosynthesis protein codes for the protein MKKKVMIGLLMGIDAILINIAYILAFYIRFDGQFNGRVAGPYFQLYIDNLITVTMIKVGLLFVFGLYRNLWKYASIQELFQIVISSFGANTAVVAYMVLMQYKLPRSIYILAFILDVILIGCVRIGYRVYSNAKEHMFKAKDSDIKRVLVIGAGQAGALIIKELKNHENLKSKAVAVIDDDDSKLGSRINGVPILGDRYHIRKIVDKKKIDEIIIAIPSAPKRIIREIVEECSKTKCSLKIVPGIYEIIDGNVSIKHVRDVEIEDLLGREAVQVDLEDISDYLSGKVVLITGGGGSIGSELCRQISGFRPKKLLILDIYENNAYDIQNELIRMFPELDLEVLIASIRDRKRIEEIFAVYKPEVVFHAAAHKHVPLMEKNPQEAIKNNVFGTLNVAECAHDFGVKRFVLISTDKAVNPTNVMGATKRVAEMIVQSLNKTSKTEFVAVRFGNVLGSNGSVIPLFRKQIKEGGPVTVTHEEVTRYFMTIPEAVQLVIQAGSMAKGGEIFVLDMGEPVKIIDLARNLIRLSGFEPDEDIEVKVVGLRPGEKLYEELLLEEEGLVTTKHDKIFVANPIFTDLKLLQRELAILQTLLVNEQSDIKEYMTRIVPTYEIRKA